The following are encoded together in the Tripterygium wilfordii isolate XIE 37 chromosome 3, ASM1340144v1, whole genome shotgun sequence genome:
- the LOC119994694 gene encoding protein DYAD: MAMEGCSRKHDDDAATVLTEMKYLKKMQHSPADAVESPALERQVLYTTAPISTLVAEEAAEHIKVGSFYELIDQSKLPESTPHQLKSIRVVMVREKTRMRVSIRYPSISSLREHISEGNGTKPHGKKIPMLDEKFVIGAELASELLYRRVPPLEIAERSNFWDFWAVPPLEETEKISSISFNAWPSNEELSLGSCWSELKSMGMVNWGKRRQVRFLSRHVEGKHEQSTFEAAQDKREGKEKSYEEDDDEDQEQSEQAESEEEDEDDVDEEQEEEDEEGEKHRIAKTEKAQTAKKNLKRKRQEYIFRAQRARRAKTEGKNKMVVYKQWQKKSKKKVLKNSIDRWSVERYKLAEKNMLRIMKEKRAFFGKPMLRPALRSEARKLIGDTGLLDHLLKHMSGKVAPGGQERFRRRHNADGAMEYWLESADLVDIRREAGVQDPYWIPPHGWKPGDNPTQDPTCAREIRKLKEEMTIVKKSMRDLVSKKKEEEVQAAVAYPVRCVTDRGLGSDGLLLPLKETYMDLVKRKTKIEKQLMAISQTLTGIEEEMGKLHSTMGETQALLAAT, encoded by the exons ATGGCGATGGAAGGCTGCTCTCGCAAACATGATGATGATGCAGCTACGGTCCTCACT GAAATGAAGTATTTGAAAAAGATGCAACATAGCCCTGCGGACGCCGTCGAAAGCCCTGCTTTGGAGAGACAAGTACTGTACACAACTGCACCAATTTCTACTCTAG TGGCAGAGGAAGCAGCAGAGCACATAAAAGTGGGTTCGTTCTACGAATTAATTGATCAGTCGAAGCTGCCTGAAAGCACCCCACATCAACTCAAGTCAATACGTGTTGTTATG GTGAGAGAGAAGACTAGAATGAGAGTATCCATCAGATACCCAAGCATATCTTCACTCCGTGAACACATCAGTGAAGGCAACGGTACGAAACCGCACGGGAAGAAGATACCAATGTTGGACGAGAAGTTTGTAATAGGAGCAGAACTTGCTTCAGAATTGCTTTACAGGAGGGTCCCACCGCTGGAAATCGCTGAGCGGAGCAACTTTTGGGATTTCTGGGCTGTGCCTCCATTGGAAGAAACAGAGAAAATCTCAAGCATTAGCTTTAACGCTTGGCCCAGCAACGAGGAGTTATCGCTGGGTTCTTGTTGGTCCGAACTTAAATCCATGGGGATGGTCAATTGGGGCAAGCGCCGGCAGGTCCGGTTCCTATCTCGGCATGTGGAGGGGAAGCATGAGCAGAGTACATTTGAAGCAGCACAGGataaaagggaaggaaaagaaaaatcgTACGAAGAAGACGATGATGAAGACCAAGAACAGAGTGAGCAAGCCGAATCcgaagaagaggatgaagatgatgtggatgaagagcaagaagaagaagatgaggaggGCGAGAAGCATAGAATTGCCAAAACAGAAAAAGCACAGACAGCCAAGAAGAACTTGAAGAGAAAGCGCCAAGAGTATATTTTTAGAGCCCAGAGGGCTAGAAGAGCAAAAACAGAGGGGAAAAATAAGATGGTGGTTTACAAGCAGTGGCAGAAGAAGAGTAAGAAAAAAGTGCTGAAAAACTCCATTGATAGATGGTCTGTTGAAAG GTATAAGTTGGCAGAGAAAAACATGCTGAGGATTATGAAGGAAAAGAGAGCTTTTTTTGGAAAACCAATGCTGAGGCCAGCACTACGATCAGAGGCTCGAAAGCTGATCGGAGATACTGGTTTATTAGACCATTTGCTCAAGCACATGTCAGGGAAGGTGGCCCCTGGCGGGCAGGAGAGGTTCAGGCGTCGACACAATGCTGATGGAGCAATGGAGTACTGGTTGGAGAGTGCAGATTTGGTTGATATAAGGAGAGAGGCTGGTGTACAGGACCCATATTGGATTCCTCCACATGGGTGGAAGCCCGGTGACAATCCAACACAGGACCCTACCTGTGCAAGGGAGATCAGAAAGCTCAAAGAAGAAATGACCATAGTGAAAAA GAGCATGCGGGATCTGGTatcaaagaagaaagaggaagaggTACAAGCTGCTGTGGCCTACCCAGTCCGTTGTGTTACAGATCGAGGTCTGGGAAGTGATGGTTTATTACTTCCCCTGAAG GAAACGTATATGGATTTGGTGAAGAGGAAAACCAAGATTGAAAAACAACTGATGGCAATTTCACAAACTTTGACTGGAATAGAG GAAGAAATGGGGAAGCTGCACTCAACAATGGGAGAAACACAGGCACTGTTGGCAGCAACTTAG
- the LOC119987136 gene encoding uncharacterized protein LOC119987136, giving the protein MGCFVSTLNDSAERRCPKNVGELVVFVPGLRIPKPVDFAQPASGDMSGSLVERLSALRTRIVVMAGQGAPMTIRPRRTATQHGGSTLADLHHALEDYLPVLLGLVESGNQLRHDWQFCWTNQEDDVEVTTMSNSWYEVLSVLHLMAMLSLSQANLLFLSNKLTDDYHSKVSEECRRASIDIFLKAAGYLDFAVEHVLPQFPTELRNDLPLDLAEGTLRALCLQALGQVVDIQLGMAIDSFKATLAVKRRLACEMIKYWQQAQENIMDLPLANGWGKKHKLFIQWKYVEAKAAAYYLHGLIHSEGNAENLNEIAVAALQAADVFLKESKKASEAFHQASPLSRNPTTWGVNKYLSDKIPKDVSSRVSSSQVLQSHERIMQAAPALPDFALSLKPDEYQLPPVDPSWNDIFKDKISMRV; this is encoded by the exons ATGGGGTGCTTTGTTTCTACTCTAAATGATTCTGCTGAAAGGAGATGCCCCAAAAACGTTGGAGAGCTCGTGGTATTTGTTCCCGGACTAAGGATTCCAAAACCTGTTGACTTCGCTCAGCCAGCTAGTGGTGACATGTCTGGGAGTTTGGTTGAGCGATTATCCGCTCTAAGGACACGTATAGTGGTCATGGCAGGCCAAGGAGCACCGATGACTATACGACCAAGAAGAACAGCAACACAACATG GAGGTTCGACGTTGGCTGATCTTCATCATGCTCTTGAGGATTACCTTCCGGTACTGTTGGGGCTAGTTGAAAGTG GAAACCAGCTACGGCATGATTGGCAATTCTGTTGGACAAATCAGGAGGACGATGTGGAG GTGACTACTATGTCCAATTCCTGGTACGAGGTGCTGTCAGTTTTGCACCTGATGGCCATGCTATCCTTATCACAAGCCaatttattgtttctttcaaATAAATTGACAGATGATTATCATTCAAAAGTATCAGAAG AATGCAGACGAGCTTCCATTGATATTTTCTTGAAAGCAGCAGGATATTTAGATTTTGCTGTCGAGCATGTCCTTCCTCAGTTTCCCACAGAGCTCAG GAACGATCTACCTTTAGACCTGGCTGAGGGAACTCTTCGAGCCCTTTGTCTGCAAGCGCTAGGCCAG GTTGTTGATATCCAACTTGGGATGGCAATTGACAGTTTCAAAGCCACATTGGCTGTGAAACGGAGGCTAGCATGTGAGATGATAAAATATTGGCAGCAG GCACAAGAGAACATTATGGACCTTCCGCTAGCAAATGGATGGGGTAAAAAGCATAAGCTTTTCATTCAATGGAAATATGTTGAAGCCAAG GCTGCTGCATACTATCTTCATGGTTTGATACATAGCGAGGGGAATGCAGAAAATTTAAATGAGATTGCTGTAGCCGCTCTGCAAGCAGCGGACGTGTTTCTGAAAGAAAGTAAGAAGGCCAGTGAAGCCTTCCACCAGGCATCTCCTCTGTCACG AAATCCGACTACTTGGGGAGTGAACAAGTATCTCTCCGACAAGATTCCTAAAGATGTTTCAAGCAGGGTGTCTTCTTCACAGGTGCTACAAAGCCATGAAAG AATCATGCAGGCGGCTCCAGCATTGCCGGATTTTGCTCTGTCGCTGAAACCTGACGAGTATCAACTTCCTCCGGTGGATCCTTCATGGAATGACATTTTCAAGGACAAAATCTCTATGAGGGTGTGA
- the LOC119984104 gene encoding high mobility group B protein 7-like produces the protein MAGSSKSIQPKPRKRVEVETGSGSGNSLVRGKDGSAFARCEECNKDVPVALISFHNCSLDAKIKMNLEAQVIENPAEVKKPTERKKPRLTEPKAKKAKKENGKSGKKRPPTAFFVFLSDFRKTYKEANPDSKLVKEVAKQGGEKWKSMSDEEKKPYLDKAAELKAEYEKALESNSGDENENENGSKNDEEGSDKEVAEVQEVSDEE, from the exons ATGGCCGGTTCGTCGAAATCAATCCAACCGAAGCCAAGGAAGAGAGTGGAGGTCGAGACTGGATCTGGGAGTGGCAATTCCTTGGTTCGAGGCAAAGACGGTAGCGCCTTCGCCCGCTG TGAAGAGTGCAACAAGGATGTGCCAGTGGCTCTTATAAGCTTTCACAACTGTAGTCTGGATGCTAAAATCAAGATGAACTTGG AGGCTCAAGTCATAGAAAATCCTGCTGAAGTTAAGAAGCCAACTGAGAG gaAGAAGCCCAGATTAACAGAGCCAAAAGCCAAAAAGGCTAAGAAGGAAAATGGGAAGAGTGGGAAGAAGCGCCCTCCCACTGCCTTCTTTGTCTTCTT GAGTGATTTTAGGAAAACttataaagaagccaatccaGACTCTAAACTTGTTAAGGAG GTTGCAAAGCAAGGTGGAGAAAAATGGAAGTCTATGAGTGATGAA GAGAAGAAGCCTTATCTGGACAAAGCTGCTGAGCTCAAGGCAGAGTATGAGAAGGCCCTGGAGAGTAACAGTGGTgacgaaaatgaaaatgaaaatggcaGTAAAAAT GATGAGGAAGGTTCAGATAAGGAAGTAGCAGAGGTACAAGAAGTGTCTGATGAGGAGTAG